From the Vibrio algarum genome, one window contains:
- a CDS encoding TRAP transporter large permease, producing MVTFTLFGVFLLLVLLGAPVAICLGVSSLVVLEYLPKTPNIALLAKSAVMGGNSFPLVAIPLFVLAGEIMQRGGLSSRIVGAAYSLVGHYKAGLAYVNVLASMFFAAISGSSPATVAAIGSNMIPEMERVGYKRPFSAAITAAAGITGVMIPPSIPLIIYGVTANQSIGKLFLAGVIPGLLFGLGFMFVAKMNVNKNLFPASRASNNMEQAISSASVKKGWRDHSIWALIVPVIILGGIYGGIFTPTEAAGVAVVYALLVSLYIYSDLKVSDLGSVFLKSGLTSATVLVMVVMASSFGRLLTLERVPVEVANAITSVSENPLIVLLLINIMLLIVGMFMETIASIIILTPILLPIVQLMGVDPIHFGVIMTVNLAIGFCTPPLGANLFVATGVANVTLEELVKAIIPFLFAMLVMLVMVTFIPHLSLFLPSIIL from the coding sequence ATGGTCACGTTCACTTTATTTGGTGTCTTTTTACTATTAGTTTTGCTTGGTGCACCTGTTGCAATTTGTCTTGGTGTATCTTCATTAGTTGTATTGGAGTATTTGCCGAAAACTCCAAATATAGCTTTGCTAGCAAAAAGTGCGGTTATGGGAGGGAATTCCTTTCCTTTAGTTGCTATCCCTTTATTTGTTCTTGCTGGAGAAATTATGCAGCGAGGTGGTCTTTCTTCGCGAATAGTTGGAGCAGCATACAGCCTGGTGGGGCACTACAAAGCAGGACTAGCCTATGTAAATGTGCTTGCAAGCATGTTTTTTGCTGCTATCTCCGGTTCGTCACCAGCGACGGTTGCGGCTATCGGTTCGAACATGATTCCTGAAATGGAGCGTGTAGGGTATAAACGACCATTTTCCGCAGCGATCACTGCTGCAGCGGGTATTACAGGGGTAATGATTCCACCTTCAATACCTCTTATTATTTATGGGGTTACGGCAAACCAATCTATTGGGAAACTATTTCTAGCAGGGGTGATTCCTGGATTGTTATTTGGTCTTGGATTTATGTTTGTTGCGAAAATGAATGTGAATAAAAATCTATTCCCAGCAAGTCGCGCGTCAAACAATATGGAACAGGCAATTTCATCTGCTAGTGTTAAGAAAGGGTGGCGAGATCACTCGATCTGGGCGCTAATCGTACCCGTGATTATACTAGGTGGTATATATGGTGGTATTTTTACACCTACAGAAGCGGCAGGTGTCGCAGTTGTATATGCATTATTAGTTAGTCTTTATATCTATAGTGACTTAAAAGTAAGTGATTTAGGTAGTGTGTTTCTAAAATCAGGGTTAACGTCAGCCACCGTACTTGTAATGGTAGTAATGGCTTCATCTTTTGGAAGGTTACTCACGTTGGAGAGAGTACCAGTCGAGGTTGCAAATGCCATTACTTCGGTATCTGAGAATCCACTAATTGTACTGTTGTTAATTAATATCATGCTCTTAATTGTCGGTATGTTTATGGAAACCATCGCATCCATTATTATTTTGACACCAATCCTTTTACCGATTGTTCAACTAATGGGTGTAGACCCAATTCACTTTGGCGTTATTATGACGGTTAACTTGGCTATTGGTTTCTGTACTCCACCTCTTGGCGCGAATCTCTTTGTGGCAACTGGAGTTGCAAATGTCACCTTAGAGGAGTTGGTAAAAGCAATTATACCGTTCCTATTTGCCATGTTAGTAATGCTTGTTATGGTGACATTTATTCCTCATCTATCACTATTTTTGCCATCTATCATATTGTAA
- a CDS encoding TRAP transporter small permease: MKWLKLIDENTEAWLINFLLGNIVFWIFLQVIMRYIFSNSLSWSEEFVRWCFIWFIWVGVSYGFKTRKHISVTALINLFPKKLLDIVNVIVNLVVLWCMVKLFIYGWEQISSPIIARQSSVVLYWPLSETRISMQWLYASLPVGALLSAIRLIQNLYQDVLSLMKKPDADTKLSHQGGK, from the coding sequence ATGAAATGGTTGAAATTAATTGACGAAAACACTGAAGCTTGGCTAATAAATTTTTTGCTGGGTAATATTGTTTTTTGGATATTCTTGCAGGTGATCATGCGTTACATTTTTAGTAATTCATTATCCTGGAGTGAGGAGTTCGTTCGGTGGTGCTTTATCTGGTTTATTTGGGTTGGGGTGAGCTACGGGTTTAAAACTCGTAAACATATTTCTGTAACAGCGCTGATAAATCTGTTTCCCAAGAAACTATTAGATATTGTTAACGTGATTGTGAATCTTGTGGTTTTGTGGTGCATGGTCAAATTGTTTATATATGGATGGGAACAAATAAGTAGCCCAATTATTGCCCGCCAGAGCTCAGTTGTTCTTTATTGGCCTCTCTCAGAAACACGCATAAGTATGCAATGGCTATATGCTTCTCTTCCTGTTGGGGCTTTACTTAGTGCAATTCGCCTAATTCAGAATCTATATCAGGATGTATTGTCGTTAATGAAAAAGCCCGATGCCGATACTAAATTGTCGCATCAAGGAGGAAAATAA
- a CDS encoding TRAP transporter substrate-binding protein, with product MKKSTLCLALSIAVSGVISTQALAETHIRVGHGAADTYHMHKAWVKFKELVEKDSGAEITVDIFPNGQVGGDRELTEAVQSGIVDMTAPVVEVMAGWDPAFSVPGLPYTFASRHAALDALNGEFGQILLDKVSNFGIKGLGWMENGIRNITSNKCPIKKPSDLKGVKIRTMQVEAHMDAFKAMGANPTPMSFNEVYSALQQGVVDAQENPLGHIYSSRFYEVQNCVTLSGHVYSTHMVLANPDFYEGLSSSDKAIIDSALVRAIDYQQEVIASEEKEQLAAIKAAGVTVTTLSTEEVAEFQKVTAPIREKYTKLVEPELIKALNK from the coding sequence ATGAAAAAAAGTACCCTATGCCTTGCTCTTTCTATCGCAGTTTCGGGCGTAATTAGTACACAGGCTTTAGCTGAGACACACATCCGTGTGGGTCATGGCGCGGCAGACACTTACCACATGCATAAAGCTTGGGTGAAATTTAAGGAACTTGTTGAAAAAGATTCAGGGGCAGAGATTACGGTTGATATTTTCCCAAATGGTCAGGTCGGAGGTGATAGGGAGTTAACTGAAGCAGTTCAATCAGGCATTGTTGATATGACTGCACCTGTGGTTGAAGTTATGGCTGGTTGGGATCCGGCATTTTCTGTTCCTGGTCTCCCATATACATTTGCTAGCCGACATGCGGCGCTTGATGCTCTTAACGGTGAATTCGGTCAAATATTACTTGATAAAGTGAGTAACTTTGGAATTAAAGGCCTAGGCTGGATGGAAAATGGTATCCGAAATATAACTAGTAATAAATGCCCTATTAAAAAGCCTTCGGACCTAAAAGGTGTAAAAATTAGAACTATGCAAGTAGAAGCGCATATGGATGCATTTAAGGCGATGGGTGCTAATCCAACACCAATGTCTTTTAATGAGGTCTATTCTGCACTTCAACAAGGTGTTGTAGATGCACAAGAAAATCCACTTGGCCATATTTATTCGTCTCGTTTCTATGAAGTACAAAACTGTGTAACCTTATCTGGTCATGTTTATTCAACTCATATGGTGCTGGCGAATCCAGATTTCTACGAAGGACTTTCCAGTTCAGATAAAGCAATAATTGATTCTGCTCTTGTACGCGCAATAGATTACCAGCAAGAGGTGATTGCAAGTGAAGAAAAAGAACAGCTAGCGGCAATTAAAGCAGCAGGAGTTACGGTAACAACGTTGTCTACCGAAGAAGTGGCAGAATTCCAAAAAGTGACTGCTCCAATTCGCGAAAAATACACTAAGTTAGTCGAACCAGAATTGATTAAAGCACTAAACAAGTAA
- a CDS encoding C-terminal binding protein — protein MKKIVVIEPGYLDYAEEAEVLNLFDPQFTVLPIGTPKTEILNVVKDADAIMVREAIVDAEIIDAASKCKVVVRYGVGVDNIDLNHAKSKGIYVANVPDYGSEDVAEHAISLLVAATRRVVTRDRDVHNGKWGIGQAEPIPRMGGKVLGVVGFGRIARCFAEKASGLGFRSTLVFDPALTLEQAEEAGVTKVDLDTLVQEADFISLHAPLNEHTRHMINANLIGKMKPMAVLVNTSRGGLVDELALFDALKENRIHAAGIDVFETEPVPLENPLLTLNNAICTDHTAWFTEESVVELQHKGAKEVLRVFEGSEPTSWVNP, from the coding sequence ATGAAGAAAATAGTAGTTATTGAACCTGGCTATCTCGATTACGCAGAGGAAGCAGAGGTACTTAACCTTTTTGATCCTCAGTTTACTGTTCTACCAATTGGAACACCCAAAACTGAAATATTGAATGTGGTGAAAGACGCGGATGCCATTATGGTAAGAGAGGCCATTGTAGACGCAGAGATAATTGATGCAGCATCAAAATGTAAGGTTGTCGTAAGGTACGGTGTTGGTGTTGACAACATCGATCTTAACCATGCTAAAAGCAAAGGTATTTATGTAGCGAATGTCCCCGACTATGGTTCAGAAGATGTTGCCGAACATGCAATATCACTACTGGTCGCTGCTACTCGACGTGTAGTGACTAGAGACCGAGACGTTCACAACGGCAAATGGGGAATTGGTCAAGCTGAACCCATCCCTCGAATGGGAGGCAAAGTGCTCGGTGTGGTTGGTTTTGGTCGCATTGCTAGATGCTTTGCAGAAAAGGCTTCTGGATTAGGGTTTCGTTCTACTCTTGTATTTGACCCAGCACTGACTTTGGAACAGGCCGAAGAAGCGGGAGTGACGAAAGTTGATCTAGATACACTAGTACAAGAAGCAGACTTCATCTCTCTACATGCACCTTTGAACGAACATACCCGCCATATGATCAATGCAAACCTAATCGGTAAAATGAAGCCGATGGCAGTACTCGTAAATACGAGCCGAGGTGGTCTTGTCGATGAACTGGCTTTGTTTGACGCTCTAAAAGAAAATCGAATCCACGCAGCAGGTATCGACGTCTTTGAAACTGAACCTGTTCCTCTTGAAAACCCTCTACTTACATTAAATAACGCAATCTGCACCGATCATACCGCTTGGTTTACCGAAGAATCTGTAGTTGAACTTCAACACAAAGGTGCAAAGGAAGTACTTCGTGTTTTTGAGGGCTCTGAACCAACCAGTTGGGTTAACCCATAG
- a CDS encoding RraA family protein, protein MYSKQIIDGYREIFSTASIADACDLLLGKTMYLPFDIKNRINDKKIVGYAITIVEEATLEKMPPQHALDAIDESEEGGIVVISGDKALETVAVWGGLMTAGAVANKHEGAVLNGGMRDIAEIRRDYDFPVFSKTISPGTTLGRFKTVAANKPVQIGEALIRPGDLIIGDVDGVVCVPSEHVEAILRESQSIDSRELEQAKLIIESGSLRDGLAKYGRI, encoded by the coding sequence ATGTATAGCAAACAAATCATTGATGGATACCGCGAAATTTTCTCAACCGCTTCTATTGCAGATGCCTGTGATCTGCTTTTGGGTAAGACCATGTATCTACCGTTTGATATAAAAAACCGTATCAATGATAAAAAGATCGTTGGCTACGCGATTACTATTGTTGAAGAAGCAACGTTAGAAAAAATGCCACCTCAACACGCATTAGACGCTATCGATGAATCAGAAGAAGGCGGCATCGTAGTCATTTCTGGTGATAAAGCACTTGAAACTGTCGCAGTGTGGGGAGGATTAATGACCGCAGGCGCAGTCGCAAACAAACACGAAGGTGCTGTATTAAATGGCGGCATGCGCGATATTGCTGAAATCCGCCGTGACTACGATTTCCCTGTTTTTTCCAAAACCATTTCACCAGGCACCACGTTAGGTCGCTTCAAAACAGTCGCAGCGAACAAACCCGTTCAAATCGGCGAAGCGCTTATCCGCCCAGGAGACTTAATAATTGGTGATGTTGATGGCGTAGTTTGTGTACCTTCAGAGCACGTTGAAGCTATCCTTCGTGAATCTCAATCTATCGATTCACGTGAACTAGAACAAGCTAAGCTCATCATTGAAAGTGGCTCTCTGCGCGATGGTCTTGCTAAATACGGCCGTATCTAA